One genomic window of Trichlorobacter lovleyi includes the following:
- a CDS encoding rod shape-determining protein, which translates to MFKIFDSLFGMFSNDLAIDLGTANTLVYLKGKGIVVREPSVVAVQKMPTGQQKVLKVGMEAKQMLGRTPGSITAIRPMKDGVIADFDITEEMLRYFIHKVHNRKTLVRPRIVICVPSGITQVEKRAVKESAESAGAREVYLIEEPMAAAIGAGLPITEASGNMIVDIGGGTTEVAVISLAGIVYSQSTRMGGDKMDEAIVQYIKRKYNLQIGERMAEAIKIEIGEAYPGPEVLTMEVKGRDLVSGIPKTIEINSDEIRDALKEAVNAIVDTVRQCLERTPPELAADIVDKGIFLAGGGAGLRNLDLLLREITKVPVLIAENPLDCVVLGSGKVLDELNLLKRVAVTS; encoded by the coding sequence ATGTTCAAGATATTCGATTCACTGTTCGGGATGTTTTCCAACGACCTGGCCATTGACCTTGGCACCGCCAACACCCTGGTCTACCTGAAGGGCAAAGGAATCGTCGTCCGTGAGCCTTCGGTGGTTGCCGTCCAGAAGATGCCCACCGGCCAGCAGAAGGTGCTGAAGGTCGGGATGGAGGCCAAGCAGATGCTGGGCAGGACCCCCGGTTCCATCACCGCCATCCGCCCGATGAAGGACGGCGTTATCGCCGACTTCGACATCACCGAAGAGATGCTGCGCTACTTCATCCACAAGGTGCACAACCGCAAGACCCTGGTCCGTCCCCGGATCGTGATCTGCGTTCCCTCCGGCATCACCCAGGTGGAAAAGCGGGCCGTCAAGGAATCGGCCGAGTCTGCCGGTGCCCGCGAGGTCTACCTGATTGAAGAGCCGATGGCAGCCGCCATCGGTGCCGGCTTGCCGATTACCGAGGCCAGCGGCAATATGATCGTTGATATCGGCGGCGGCACCACCGAGGTAGCGGTAATCTCGCTGGCCGGCATCGTCTACTCCCAGTCCACCAGGATGGGGGGCGACAAGATGGATGAAGCGATTGTCCAGTACATCAAGCGCAAGTACAACCTGCAGATCGGTGAGCGGATGGCTGAGGCGATCAAGATCGAGATCGGCGAGGCCTATCCCGGCCCGGAGGTCCTGACCATGGAGGTCAAGGGACGTGACCTGGTTTCCGGTATCCCCAAGACGATCGAGATCAACTCCGACGAGATCCGTGACGCCCTGAAAGAGGCGGTCAACGCCATCGTCGATACCGTACGCCAATGCCTGGAGCGGACCCCGCCGGAACTGGCCGCCGATATTGTGGACAAGGGGATCTTCCTGGCCGGCGGCGGCGCAGGCCTGCGCAATCTGGACCTGCTGCTGCGCGAGATCACCAAGGTACCGGTGCTGATTGCCGAAAACCCGCTGGACTGCGTCGTACTGGGCTCCGGCAAGGTGCTGGATGAGCTGAATCTGCTCAAGCGGGTAGCCGTAACGTCATAG
- a CDS encoding glycosyltransferase, producing MTTPTFDIIVPAWNSPTETRACLVSILDCSPIARMIIINNGCDRTTELMLEEFCDHLGERALYITMERNIGFVPAVNRALARSDADWALIVRPTGTLSGTCFQQILATAGNRQAGIITPHCPSEHPLPAQLVKFGCAVIETCDIGFSLLALSKAMRDSIGLFDEELDSGPWCLRDYRHRADAHGFRTCLLPGVTSDAEPATIFGSRERRRKQEEAAITTFRQRWGEQQHVAIYLPKDTEEAHLHALLEQLLAAARRGHRLELFLHRRQYLSALQHGAACLHCGVTIHRLSLLSPLRSLTRGMAALLKQHPGLQPVCGLDGIPFPGYDTALPATTLTHLAHP from the coding sequence ATGACCACTCCCACTTTTGACATCATTGTTCCGGCCTGGAACAGCCCGACCGAGACCCGGGCCTGCCTTGTCTCCATCCTGGACTGCTCGCCAATCGCCCGGATGATCATCATCAACAACGGCTGCGACCGCACCACGGAGTTGATGCTGGAGGAGTTCTGCGATCATCTGGGGGAACGTGCGCTCTACATAACCATGGAGCGGAACATCGGTTTTGTACCTGCCGTCAACCGTGCACTTGCCCGCTCAGACGCAGACTGGGCCTTGATTGTACGGCCCACCGGCACACTTTCCGGCACCTGCTTCCAGCAGATTCTGGCAACAGCAGGCAACCGCCAGGCCGGCATCATCACCCCCCATTGCCCCTCAGAGCACCCGCTGCCTGCCCAGCTTGTCAAGTTCGGTTGTGCGGTCATTGAAACCTGCGATATCGGCTTTTCCCTGCTGGCACTTTCCAAGGCAATGCGCGACAGCATCGGCCTTTTTGATGAAGAGCTGGACAGCGGCCCCTGGTGTCTGCGGGATTACCGCCACCGCGCTGATGCCCATGGTTTCAGAACCTGTCTGCTGCCGGGAGTAACCTCCGATGCGGAGCCGGCCACCATCTTTGGCTCGCGTGAACGGCGCCGGAAGCAGGAAGAGGCCGCCATTACCACCTTTCGGCAACGCTGGGGAGAGCAGCAGCATGTTGCCATCTATCTGCCCAAGGATACCGAAGAGGCCCATCTGCACGCCCTGCTGGAGCAGTTGCTGGCAGCAGCACGGCGAGGTCACCGCCTGGAGCTGTTCCTGCACCGCCGCCAGTACCTGTCAGCGCTGCAGCATGGGGCTGCCTGCCTACACTGCGGAGTGACCATCCACAGGCTTTCCCTGCTCAGCCCGTTACGCAGCCTGACCCGCGGCATGGCCGCGCTTCTCAAACAGCATCCCGGGCTGCAGCCTGTCTGCGGTCTGGACGGCATTCCGTTTCCCGGCTATGATACAGCACTTCCAGCCACCACCCTGACTCACCTGGCTCACCCCTAA